In Gordonia iterans, the following proteins share a genomic window:
- the mgtE gene encoding magnesium transporter, translating into MSAATTLRSLDNALRERDLGAASSILTPLAPQEAAALLEQLSPRRRTIGFRLLHKDAALEVFDAFDADTQAEVIHELGTAEVAVAFDKLEPEDRAELLDELPSSIAKELVRNLSRTERELTAVVLGFPRGSVGRRMSPEFIHAFSDDPASVVLERVKARGHQVQSIYIVPVLDRSRRLVGVVSLRDLLLADPDQPIGDFAKTPIYAHAYDDAEATADRCVDRGISAMPVVDGEDRLVGVLTLDDAIEIVDAARDEDEARAGAREPLRESYLYASVFAITRSRVVWLFVLAVSAILTVNVLEIFEGTLEQKVALALFIPLLTGIGGNTGSQAATTVTRALATGEVAPRDAARVAGKEIRVGLTMGAALGVVGFGVASAVYGLDIGTVIGLTIISVCTMAATVGGLMPLVAKTIRVDPAVFSTPFISTFCDATGLIIYFMIAKAVLGI; encoded by the coding sequence ATGTCCGCAGCAACGACGCTACGTTCGCTCGACAACGCCCTGCGCGAACGCGATCTCGGGGCCGCCTCGTCGATTCTGACTCCCCTCGCTCCGCAGGAGGCCGCGGCGCTGCTGGAGCAGTTGTCGCCGCGCCGCCGGACCATCGGCTTCCGACTCCTCCACAAGGACGCGGCGCTCGAGGTGTTCGACGCCTTCGACGCCGACACCCAGGCCGAGGTGATCCACGAACTCGGCACCGCCGAAGTGGCCGTCGCCTTCGACAAACTCGAACCCGAGGATCGCGCGGAACTCCTCGACGAGCTGCCGTCGTCCATCGCGAAAGAGCTGGTGCGCAACCTCTCCCGCACCGAGCGCGAACTCACCGCCGTCGTGCTCGGTTTCCCGCGCGGCTCGGTCGGCCGCCGGATGAGCCCGGAGTTCATCCACGCCTTCTCCGACGATCCCGCCTCGGTGGTGCTCGAACGCGTCAAGGCCCGTGGGCACCAGGTGCAGTCGATCTACATCGTCCCCGTCCTCGACCGCTCCCGGCGGCTCGTCGGCGTCGTGAGCCTGCGCGACCTGCTGCTCGCCGACCCGGACCAGCCGATCGGCGACTTCGCCAAGACCCCGATCTACGCGCACGCGTACGACGATGCCGAGGCCACCGCGGACCGGTGCGTCGACCGCGGCATCTCGGCGATGCCGGTCGTCGACGGCGAGGACCGGCTGGTCGGCGTCCTGACGCTCGACGACGCCATCGAGATCGTCGACGCCGCCCGTGACGAGGACGAGGCCCGCGCCGGCGCCCGCGAGCCGCTGCGCGAGTCGTACCTGTACGCGTCGGTCTTCGCCATCACCCGCTCCCGGGTGGTGTGGCTGTTCGTGCTGGCGGTGTCGGCGATTCTGACGGTGAACGTCCTGGAGATCTTCGAGGGCACGCTCGAGCAGAAGGTGGCGCTGGCCCTGTTCATCCCGCTGCTGACCGGGATCGGCGGCAACACCGGATCCCAGGCGGCGACCACGGTGACCCGCGCCCTGGCCACCGGCGAGGTGGCCCCGCGCGACGCGGCTCGGGTGGCCGGAAAGGAGATCCGGGTCGGCCTGACCATGGGGGCGGCGCTGGGCGTGGTCGGCTTCGGCGTCGCATCGGCCGTCTACGGCCTGGACATCGGTACCGTGATCGGCCTGACGATCATCTCGGTGTGCACCATGGCCGCCACGGTCGGCGGCCTCATGCCACTGGTCGCCAAGACGATCCGCGTGGACCCGGCGGTGTTCTCCACCCCGTTCATCTCGACCTTCTGCGACGCCACCGGCCTGATCATCTACTTCATGATCGCCAAGGCCGTCTTGGGCATCTGA
- the ilvD gene encoding dihydroxy-acid dehydratase, which produces MPALRSRTTTVGREAAGARALWRATGMTDDDFGKPIVAISNSYTQFVPGHVHLKNVGDIVAEAITAAGGVPREFHTIAVDDGIAMGHGGMLYSLPSREIIADSVEYMVNAHTADALVCISNCDKITPGMLNAALRLNIPTVFVSGGPMEAGTSVVINGVVHPGLDLVDAITASADSAVGEEDLLEVERSACPTCGSCSGMFTANSMNCLTEALGLSLPGNGSTLATQVARRQLFTKAGELIVDLAKRYYKDDDESVLPRNVATREAFENAMALDVAMGGSTNTVLHILAAAQEAEVDFDLHAIDEISRRVPCLAKVAPNSPKYYMEHVHRAGGIPAILGELNRAGLLNTNVHPVHSPSLEQYLADWDIRSGTATDEAIELFHAAPGGVRTVEPFSTSNRWESLDTDPEDGCIRSKEHAYTVEGGLCVLHGNLAEDGAILKTAGVDEALWHFQGPARVVESQEDAVHAILSKDLQKGEVLVIRYEGPAGGPGMQEMLHPTAFMKGTGMGKFCGLVTDGRFSGGSSGLVIGHASPEAAAGGVIGLVEDGDEILIDVHSRTLKVLVDDETLAERRAKMEASEHPWQPKDRQRTVSKALRAYAKLATSADKGAVRVVD; this is translated from the coding sequence ATGCCAGCCCTGCGGTCCCGCACCACCACCGTCGGCCGGGAGGCCGCCGGTGCACGCGCTCTGTGGCGTGCCACCGGAATGACCGACGACGACTTCGGCAAGCCGATCGTCGCGATCTCGAACTCCTACACGCAGTTCGTGCCCGGTCACGTGCACCTCAAGAACGTGGGCGACATCGTCGCCGAGGCGATCACCGCCGCGGGTGGCGTGCCGCGTGAGTTCCACACCATCGCCGTCGACGACGGCATCGCGATGGGCCACGGCGGCATGCTCTATTCGCTGCCCAGCCGCGAGATCATCGCCGATTCGGTCGAGTACATGGTGAACGCACACACCGCCGACGCGCTGGTCTGCATCTCCAACTGCGACAAGATCACCCCGGGCATGCTGAACGCCGCGCTGCGGCTGAACATCCCGACGGTGTTCGTCTCCGGCGGACCGATGGAGGCCGGCACCTCCGTGGTGATCAACGGCGTCGTCCATCCGGGTCTGGACCTGGTCGACGCGATCACGGCGTCGGCGGACAGCGCCGTCGGCGAGGAAGACCTGCTCGAGGTGGAGCGCTCGGCCTGCCCCACCTGCGGCTCGTGCTCGGGCATGTTCACCGCCAACTCGATGAACTGTCTCACCGAGGCACTCGGCCTCTCGCTGCCGGGCAACGGCTCCACGCTGGCCACGCAGGTCGCGCGGCGGCAACTGTTCACCAAGGCCGGCGAGTTGATCGTCGACCTCGCGAAGCGGTACTACAAGGACGACGACGAGTCGGTGCTGCCGCGCAACGTCGCGACCCGCGAGGCCTTCGAGAACGCGATGGCGCTCGACGTCGCGATGGGCGGCTCCACCAACACGGTGCTGCACATCCTGGCCGCCGCGCAGGAGGCCGAGGTCGATTTCGATCTGCACGCGATCGACGAGATCTCCCGGCGCGTGCCGTGCCTGGCGAAGGTCGCGCCGAACTCACCGAAGTACTACATGGAGCACGTGCATCGGGCCGGCGGCATTCCGGCGATCCTGGGCGAGCTGAACCGGGCCGGACTGCTGAACACGAACGTCCACCCGGTGCACTCACCGTCGCTCGAGCAGTATCTCGCCGACTGGGACATCCGCAGCGGCACCGCCACCGACGAGGCGATCGAACTGTTCCACGCCGCCCCGGGCGGGGTGCGCACCGTCGAGCCGTTCTCCACGTCGAACCGGTGGGAGTCGCTCGACACCGACCCCGAGGACGGTTGCATCCGCTCCAAGGAGCACGCGTACACCGTCGAGGGCGGGCTGTGCGTGCTGCACGGCAACCTCGCCGAGGACGGCGCGATCCTCAAGACCGCGGGCGTCGACGAGGCGCTGTGGCACTTCCAGGGTCCGGCCCGCGTGGTCGAGAGCCAGGAGGACGCCGTCCACGCGATCCTCTCGAAGGACTTGCAGAAGGGCGAGGTCCTGGTGATCCGCTACGAGGGCCCCGCGGGCGGTCCCGGCATGCAGGAGATGCTGCACCCGACCGCCTTCATGAAGGGCACCGGTATGGGCAAGTTCTGCGGTCTGGTGACCGACGGTCGCTTCTCCGGCGGTTCGTCGGGCCTGGTGATCGGCCACGCCTCGCCGGAGGCCGCCGCCGGCGGCGTCATCGGCCTGGTGGAGGACGGCGACGAGATCTTGATCGACGTCCACTCGCGCACCCTCAAGGTGCTGGTCGACGACGAGACACTCGCCGAGCGGCGCGCCAAGATGGAGGCCTCCGAGCACCCGTGGCAGCCCAAGGACCGCCAGCGCACCGTCTCCAAGGCGCTCCGCGCGTACGCGAAGCTGGCGACCTCCGCCGACAAGGGCGCCGTCCGCGTCGTCGACTGA
- a CDS encoding DoxX family protein has translation MTSSDDTPPPRRPRPDRDSFYDKHARNNPAKSVVDGGDALPDAVILPSDAETALPTVEITNPETDVMKEIDAMRAAAAGSPDTPQPERTGSTRTDVRSTTDAVVTEPFADTDHDEDRAERAQARSTAEHLTEDPLPYIEPQPTAQLEVDDDVRAATSAAAYSDAAPLADYPAEPVPATGEAEPVVRRGTIDLGLLILRVVVGLVFLGHGLQKLTGWWGGPGIDGFASFLSQSFPGGDPSLGFNPDLARTLALVTGLTETIGGALLILGLLAPVAGAGLFGVILVAIMYRMTLSGGFYFFATDAHGTGLEFELTLAAAVLALTLCGPGTYSLDRRWGWARRPAWGSAGWVIVAIAAAVAAWIVFNGSNPLASA, from the coding sequence GTGACTAGCTCAGACGACACCCCGCCGCCGCGCCGCCCGAGGCCGGACCGGGACTCCTTCTACGACAAGCACGCGCGCAACAACCCTGCGAAGTCTGTCGTGGACGGCGGCGATGCGCTGCCTGACGCCGTGATCCTGCCGAGCGACGCCGAGACGGCGCTGCCGACCGTCGAGATCACCAATCCGGAGACGGACGTGATGAAGGAGATCGACGCCATGCGCGCGGCAGCGGCCGGATCCCCGGACACCCCGCAGCCCGAGCGGACCGGGTCGACCCGCACCGACGTCCGCAGCACGACGGACGCGGTCGTCACCGAACCGTTCGCCGACACCGACCACGACGAGGACCGCGCCGAGCGCGCCCAGGCGCGCAGCACCGCAGAACACCTCACCGAAGACCCGTTGCCCTACATCGAGCCGCAGCCGACGGCCCAGCTCGAGGTCGACGACGACGTGCGTGCCGCCACCTCGGCGGCCGCCTACTCCGACGCCGCACCGCTCGCCGACTATCCGGCCGAACCGGTCCCGGCCACCGGCGAGGCCGAACCCGTCGTCCGGCGCGGCACCATCGACCTGGGCCTGCTGATCTTGCGCGTCGTGGTCGGACTGGTGTTCCTCGGTCACGGACTGCAGAAGCTCACCGGCTGGTGGGGCGGCCCCGGCATCGACGGCTTCGCGTCGTTTCTCTCCCAGAGCTTTCCGGGAGGCGACCCGTCGCTCGGCTTCAATCCCGACCTGGCCCGCACCCTCGCGCTCGTGACCGGCCTCACCGAGACCATCGGGGGCGCGCTGCTGATCCTCGGGCTGCTCGCGCCCGTCGCGGGCGCCGGCCTGTTCGGCGTGATCCTGGTGGCGATCATGTACCGGATGACCCTGAGCGGCGGTTTCTACTTCTTCGCCACCGACGCGCACGGCACCGGGCTGGAGTTCGAGCTCACCCTCGCCGCTGCCGTCCTCGCGCTCACGCTCTGCGGACCGGGCACCTACTCCCTGGACCGCCGCTGGGGCTGGGCACGACGGCCCGCCTGGGGCTCCGCGGGCTGGGTGATCGTCGCGATCGCGGCCGCTGTCGCGGCGTGGATCGTTTTCAATGGGTCCAACCCTCTCGCTTCTGCGTAG
- a CDS encoding PQQ-dependent sugar dehydrogenase: protein MPLPMPSGRTRRTLTAAALAAAVVLTAGGCADFSEQDQTRNAGPFSSLPEFEAPRERPTPPSTEEPEEPPTGPCVDPNPAVIATCLASTSGVRPADPQGQTTYVAERATGKIIISKRYGPQRVVATVPVDSSGDGGLIDFELSPDYLEDRLIYALISTGSDNRIVRVAPDNVVTPVLTGIPKGAAGNMGSISFSSNGELRVATGNAGNAAAANNPGSLAGKLLVINPSTDDPRPRILASGFGSNVALCPDPESGRIFVADSGPAGDRLQMVEPSGLRRLWSWADRPGITGCAVAGGQISVSMARAFRIDTMAAPTNASPSVGKPSETDVKEQFGAVGRMTSFGTGVQLATINKTVPGAPAPTNDRVALFSPVGGTSEDNT, encoded by the coding sequence ATGCCCCTGCCGATGCCGAGCGGCCGTACGCGCCGCACGCTGACGGCGGCCGCGCTCGCGGCCGCCGTAGTCCTGACCGCGGGCGGCTGCGCCGACTTCAGTGAGCAGGATCAGACCAGGAACGCAGGTCCGTTCAGCTCCCTCCCCGAGTTCGAAGCGCCGCGCGAGCGGCCGACGCCGCCGAGCACCGAGGAGCCGGAGGAGCCGCCCACCGGACCGTGCGTGGACCCGAATCCGGCGGTGATCGCGACATGTCTGGCCTCCACCAGCGGTGTGCGCCCGGCCGATCCGCAGGGCCAGACCACCTACGTCGCCGAGCGGGCGACGGGCAAGATCATCATCTCCAAGCGCTACGGTCCGCAGCGGGTGGTCGCGACGGTGCCGGTCGACAGCAGCGGCGACGGAGGGCTGATCGACTTCGAGCTCTCCCCCGACTATCTCGAGGACCGGCTGATCTATGCGCTGATCTCGACAGGCTCGGACAACCGGATCGTGCGGGTCGCGCCGGACAACGTGGTGACCCCGGTCCTGACCGGGATCCCGAAGGGCGCCGCCGGGAACATGGGGTCGATCAGCTTCTCCTCGAACGGCGAACTGCGCGTGGCGACCGGCAACGCGGGCAACGCGGCTGCGGCGAACAATCCGGGCTCGCTCGCCGGCAAGCTCCTCGTGATCAATCCGTCGACGGACGATCCGCGCCCGCGGATTCTGGCGTCCGGGTTCGGCTCGAACGTCGCGCTGTGCCCCGACCCCGAGTCGGGCCGGATCTTCGTCGCCGATTCCGGGCCCGCCGGGGATCGCCTGCAGATGGTGGAACCGTCGGGCCTGCGCCGGCTGTGGTCGTGGGCCGACCGGCCGGGCATCACCGGGTGCGCCGTGGCCGGCGGCCAGATCTCGGTGAGCATGGCGCGGGCCTTCCGCATCGACACCATGGCCGCCCCGACCAATGCCAGCCCCTCGGTGGGCAAGCCGAGCGAGACCGATGTGAAGGAGCAGTTCGGTGCGGTGGGCCGGATGACGAGCTTCGGCACGGGAGTCCAGCTGGCGACGATCAACAAGACCGTTCCCGGCGCCCCGGCGCCCACCAATGACCGCGTCGCCCTGTTCAGCCCGGTCGGCGGCACCAGCGAGGACAACACCTGA
- the gatB gene encoding Asp-tRNA(Asn)/Glu-tRNA(Gln) amidotransferase subunit GatB, with protein MSVATDELMDFDDVLERFDPVMGMEVHVELGTETKMFCGCPTTFGGEPNSQVCPACLGLPGSLPVANAKAVESAVRIGLALNCSIRESSVFARKNYFYPDQPKNYQISQYDEPTCYEGYLDVVLDDGTTWRVEIERAHIEEDTGKSLHVGGSTGRIHGASHSLLDYNRAGVPLVEIVSKPIVGAGERAPEVARAYVTALRDLLRALEVSDVRMDQGSMRCDVNLSLMPKGAAEFGTRTETKNVNSLKSVAAAVTYEMRRQGALLAAGGEVIQETRHFHESDGTTSAGRRKETAEDYRYFPEPDMPPLICEPAWVDGLRGTLPELPWVRRARIQAEWGVSDEVMRDLVNVGAVDLIIATADAGAKPEAARSWWVSFLAQQANTRELELADLPITPAQVAEVIGLVDEGKLTNKLAQQVVVAVLDGEGEPAQIVADRGLEVVRDDSALQQAVDDALAANPDIADKIRNGKVQAAGKIVGDVMKATRGQADPARVKELVLAACQ; from the coding sequence ATGAGTGTGGCTACCGACGAACTGATGGACTTCGACGACGTCCTGGAGCGATTCGATCCCGTGATGGGCATGGAGGTGCACGTCGAGCTGGGCACCGAGACCAAGATGTTCTGCGGTTGCCCCACCACCTTCGGCGGCGAGCCGAACTCGCAGGTCTGTCCGGCCTGTCTCGGGCTGCCGGGCTCGCTGCCGGTGGCCAACGCGAAGGCCGTCGAATCGGCCGTCCGGATCGGTCTGGCGCTGAACTGCTCCATCCGCGAGTCGAGCGTCTTCGCCCGGAAGAACTACTTCTACCCGGACCAGCCGAAGAACTACCAGATCAGCCAGTACGACGAGCCCACCTGCTACGAGGGGTACCTGGACGTGGTGCTCGACGACGGCACCACCTGGCGGGTGGAGATCGAGCGCGCACACATCGAGGAGGACACCGGGAAATCGCTGCACGTCGGCGGCAGCACCGGTCGCATCCACGGCGCCAGCCACTCGTTGCTCGACTACAACCGGGCCGGCGTGCCGCTGGTGGAGATCGTGTCCAAGCCGATCGTCGGGGCGGGGGAGCGTGCGCCGGAGGTGGCGCGGGCCTATGTCACCGCGCTGCGCGATCTGCTGCGCGCCCTCGAGGTGTCCGACGTCCGGATGGACCAGGGATCGATGCGCTGCGACGTCAACCTGTCCCTGATGCCCAAGGGCGCCGCCGAATTCGGCACCCGCACCGAGACCAAGAACGTCAACTCGCTCAAGAGCGTCGCCGCGGCCGTCACGTACGAGATGCGTCGCCAGGGCGCACTGTTGGCCGCCGGCGGCGAGGTGATCCAGGAGACGCGGCACTTCCACGAGTCCGACGGCACCACGTCGGCGGGTCGCCGCAAGGAGACCGCCGAGGACTACCGCTACTTTCCCGAGCCCGACATGCCGCCGCTGATCTGCGAGCCCGCGTGGGTCGACGGGCTGCGCGGCACCCTCCCGGAGCTGCCGTGGGTGCGTCGTGCCCGGATCCAGGCCGAGTGGGGCGTCTCCGACGAGGTGATGCGCGACCTGGTGAACGTCGGCGCCGTCGACCTGATCATCGCCACCGCCGATGCCGGCGCCAAGCCGGAGGCCGCGCGCAGCTGGTGGGTCTCGTTCCTCGCGCAGCAGGCCAACACGCGTGAGTTGGAGCTCGCCGACCTGCCGATCACCCCGGCCCAGGTCGCCGAGGTGATCGGACTGGTCGACGAGGGCAAACTGACCAACAAGCTTGCCCAGCAGGTGGTCGTCGCCGTGCTCGACGGCGAGGGCGAGCCCGCCCAGATCGTCGCCGACCGCGGCCTCGAGGTGGTGCGCGACGACTCCGCCCTGCAGCAGGCCGTCGACGACGCGCTTGCCGCCAACCCGGACATCGCCGACAAGATCCGCAACGGCAAGGTGCAGGCCGCCGGCAAGATCGTCGGCGACGTCATGAAGGCGACCCGCGGTCAGGCCGACCCCGCCCGCGTCAAGGAACTGGTGCTCGCCGCCTGCCAGTGA
- a CDS encoding PspC domain-containing protein: protein MTDPLIPPIPQPDPAPASAPGAASSSNKRLTRSSSDKMLGGVCGGLARYFGVDATWVRIAFVASILLPGPQVLLYLLLWLIIPKD from the coding sequence ATGACCGATCCGCTGATCCCCCCGATCCCGCAACCCGATCCGGCTCCGGCATCCGCTCCGGGCGCAGCGTCGTCGTCGAACAAGCGCCTGACCCGCTCAAGCAGCGACAAGATGCTCGGCGGCGTCTGCGGCGGCCTGGCCCGGTACTTCGGGGTCGATGCCACCTGGGTGCGGATCGCCTTCGTCGCGTCGATCCTGCTACCCGGCCCGCAGGTGCTCCTGTACCTGCTGCTCTGGCTGATCATCCCGAAGGACTGA
- a CDS encoding DUF1707 SHOCT-like domain-containing protein, whose amino-acid sequence MPSDDNIRIGTPEREHVVRVLNDAFAAGYLDIDEFEERTGAVYLARTRGELQPLLEDLPNGQALFAAPAPATGRPAAPPVPVDIDWETVKRKGSWRMPAALSVTGSMGTLVLDFTRAQFDTLMVEVQLQVSVSTVKIKLGPDQEIRYAGLTKTGWSTIKDKAGPPVRRGGHVITLSGAVSAASSVVIKRA is encoded by the coding sequence ATGCCCTCCGACGACAACATCCGGATCGGAACACCGGAACGAGAGCACGTGGTGCGCGTGCTCAACGACGCCTTCGCCGCCGGCTACCTGGACATCGACGAGTTCGAAGAGCGTACGGGCGCGGTCTATCTGGCGCGCACCCGCGGAGAGCTTCAACCACTCCTGGAGGACCTGCCGAACGGGCAGGCGCTGTTCGCCGCTCCCGCGCCGGCGACCGGCCGTCCGGCGGCGCCACCGGTTCCCGTCGACATCGACTGGGAGACCGTCAAACGCAAGGGCAGTTGGCGCATGCCGGCCGCCCTGTCGGTGACCGGATCGATGGGCACCCTGGTCCTGGACTTCACCCGCGCGCAGTTCGACACGCTGATGGTCGAGGTGCAGTTGCAGGTCTCGGTGAGCACCGTCAAGATCAAGCTCGGCCCCGACCAGGAGATCCGTTACGCCGGGCTCACCAAGACCGGATGGTCGACCATCAAGGACAAGGCCGGTCCACCGGTCCGGCGCGGCGGCCACGTGATCACCCTGTCGGGCGCGGTCTCCGCCGCATCCAGCGTGGTGATCAAGCGCGCCTGA
- a CDS encoding ATP-dependent 6-phosphofructokinase translates to MMARYGILTSGGDCPGLNAVIRGTVLQGTSVHGQEFVGFLDGYKGLVYGDIKLLTRSAVRGISRHGGTILGTSRFGPYQKPDGGPDAIKKVLEELEVDGVVAIGGDGTMAAANRLFGDGIPMVGVPKTIDNDLQATDFTFGFSTAVEIATEAADRLRTTGDSHMRCMVLEVMGRHAGWIAIYAGIAAGAHVTLIPEAPETLDQICEWVTAVKDRRRAPLVIVAEGFKLPEMAEAHSDRGMDEFNRPRLGGIGDILAPLIEERTGIITRATTLGYIQRGGVPTAYDRVLGTRFGQAISDVLADGDWGKMVALRGTEIVRVPFSDAVGHTKNVPINFYNGARALFG, encoded by the coding sequence CTGATGGCTCGGTACGGGATTCTCACCTCCGGCGGCGACTGCCCCGGCCTCAACGCGGTGATCCGCGGCACGGTTCTGCAGGGCACCTCGGTGCACGGTCAGGAGTTCGTCGGCTTCCTCGACGGCTACAAGGGCCTCGTCTACGGCGACATCAAGCTGTTGACCCGTTCGGCCGTCCGCGGCATCTCCCGCCACGGCGGCACCATCCTGGGCACCAGCCGGTTCGGGCCGTACCAGAAACCCGACGGCGGTCCCGATGCCATCAAGAAGGTCCTCGAAGAGCTCGAGGTGGACGGCGTGGTCGCGATCGGCGGCGACGGGACCATGGCCGCGGCGAACCGCCTTTTCGGCGACGGCATCCCGATGGTCGGCGTTCCCAAGACCATCGACAACGATCTGCAGGCCACCGATTTCACCTTCGGGTTCAGCACCGCCGTCGAGATCGCGACGGAGGCGGCCGACCGGCTGCGCACCACCGGTGACTCGCACATGCGGTGCATGGTGCTGGAGGTGATGGGTCGGCACGCCGGGTGGATCGCGATCTACGCCGGCATCGCGGCCGGGGCGCACGTGACGCTGATCCCGGAGGCGCCCGAGACGCTGGACCAGATCTGCGAGTGGGTCACCGCGGTCAAGGATCGTCGTCGTGCGCCGTTGGTGATCGTCGCCGAGGGATTCAAGCTTCCGGAGATGGCGGAGGCGCACTCGGACCGCGGGATGGACGAGTTCAACCGGCCGCGACTCGGCGGAATCGGCGACATCCTGGCCCCGCTGATCGAGGAACGCACCGGGATCATCACGCGTGCAACGACTCTCGGCTACATCCAGCGTGGGGGTGTGCCCACCGCGTACGACCGCGTGCTGGGCACCAGATTCGGCCAGGCCATCAGCGACGTGCTCGCCGACGGCGATTGGGGCAAGATGGTCGCGCTGCGCGGGACCGAGATCGTGCGGGTGCCGTTCTCCGATGCCGTGGGCCACACCAAGAACGTGCCGATCAACTTCTACAACGGGGCTCGTGCGCTCTTCGGCTGA
- a CDS encoding response regulator — protein sequence MPTTVVIADDQAMVRAGFAALLNAAEGISVLGDAADGDAAVALVRRLRPDVVLMDVRMPGQDGLSAARQIIEAGLPTKVLMLTTFDIDDYVYTALSIGASGFLLKDAPADELVRAVRVVAAGDALLAPSVTKRLISEVTARRRRPPSAAAEVLTPREREVLIVVADGKSNAEIAAELYVSEETVKTHVSRVLAKLGLRDRAQAVVFAYENGLK from the coding sequence GTGCCGACAACCGTGGTGATCGCCGACGACCAGGCCATGGTCCGCGCCGGGTTCGCGGCCCTGCTGAACGCCGCCGAGGGGATCTCGGTCCTCGGCGACGCGGCCGACGGCGATGCGGCGGTGGCGCTGGTGCGACGGCTGCGGCCCGACGTCGTTCTGATGGACGTGCGGATGCCCGGCCAGGACGGGTTGTCCGCGGCGCGGCAGATCATCGAGGCCGGTCTGCCCACCAAGGTTCTGATGCTCACCACGTTCGACATCGACGACTACGTCTACACGGCGCTGTCGATCGGCGCGTCCGGCTTCCTCCTGAAAGACGCGCCGGCGGACGAGCTGGTGCGGGCGGTCCGCGTGGTCGCCGCCGGCGACGCGTTGCTGGCGCCCTCGGTCACCAAACGGCTCATCAGCGAGGTGACCGCCCGACGGCGGCGCCCGCCCAGCGCGGCCGCCGAGGTGCTCACGCCGCGGGAACGCGAGGTGCTGATCGTCGTCGCCGACGGGAAGTCGAATGCCGAGATCGCCGCCGAACTCTACGTCTCCGAGGAGACGGTGAAGACCCACGTGAGTCGGGTCCTGGCCAAACTCGGGCTGCGCGACCGCGCCCAAGCCGTCGTGTTCGCATACGAGAACGGGCTCAAGTAG
- a CDS encoding sensor histidine kinase, whose protein sequence is MKIRQRLAAVRRTLPSTEQVRDPQLRAYLDSGWNWAAMLATVVMLSITWPLLGEVLRVPDYVLPVLALASVLPLLGIAAGRSMVGAGWMLIVLACLVTAPLPQEAEYDDLRIAVPQFLVLIAMTLAALLTQPLRRLPVVWLVTALTLVVCLRQDIADGWIFGLTVFAIGIAFLRYWVSSRREIAEQTEQTELARAREEVLAERSRIARELHDIVAHRMSMVVVTAQTARYRLAAAEPAEEVSPQVAAEFETIALAARESLDEVRALLGVLRTDQTHAPDGPVEPPAPGIGGLTGLIDDARAAGVEVSLDDRAEHDAVGDAAGLVAYRIVQESLSNAVRYAPGAPVSVTLESLGGGRLRVAVVNEPSPSGLTIVDSRRAGLGIRGMRERATALGGTLTAEPTEAGGFAVVAVVPQASGGIGSAGTD, encoded by the coding sequence GTGAAGATCCGTCAACGTCTGGCCGCGGTGCGCCGGACCCTGCCGTCGACCGAACAGGTCCGGGACCCGCAACTGCGGGCGTATCTGGACAGCGGCTGGAACTGGGCGGCCATGCTGGCGACCGTCGTCATGCTGTCGATCACCTGGCCCCTGCTCGGCGAGGTCCTGCGCGTACCGGACTACGTGCTGCCGGTGCTCGCCCTGGCGTCGGTGCTCCCGCTGCTGGGTATCGCGGCCGGTCGCTCGATGGTCGGCGCGGGCTGGATGCTGATCGTCCTGGCCTGCCTGGTCACCGCACCGCTGCCGCAGGAGGCAGAGTACGACGACCTGCGGATCGCCGTCCCCCAATTCCTGGTCCTGATCGCGATGACGCTGGCGGCGTTGCTCACCCAACCCCTGCGGCGTCTCCCGGTGGTCTGGCTGGTCACTGCGCTGACGCTGGTGGTCTGCCTGCGCCAGGACATCGCCGACGGCTGGATCTTCGGGCTCACCGTGTTCGCGATCGGCATCGCCTTCCTGCGCTACTGGGTGAGCTCGCGGCGGGAGATCGCCGAGCAGACCGAGCAGACCGAGCTCGCCCGGGCCCGCGAAGAGGTGCTCGCCGAGCGGTCACGCATCGCCCGCGAACTGCACGACATCGTCGCCCACCGGATGTCGATGGTGGTGGTGACGGCACAGACCGCTCGGTACCGGCTGGCCGCCGCGGAGCCCGCCGAAGAGGTGTCGCCGCAGGTGGCCGCCGAGTTCGAGACCATCGCCTTGGCGGCGCGGGAATCGCTCGACGAGGTGCGCGCGCTCCTCGGGGTGCTCCGCACCGACCAGACGCACGCGCCCGACGGACCCGTCGAACCGCCGGCCCCGGGCATCGGCGGACTCACCGGACTGATCGACGACGCCCGCGCGGCCGGAGTGGAGGTGTCCCTCGACGACCGGGCCGAGCACGATGCGGTCGGCGACGCGGCCGGTCTCGTGGCGTATCGGATCGTGCAGGAGTCGCTGAGCAACGCGGTCCGCTACGCACCGGGAGCGCCGGTGAGCGTGACCCTGGAGTCCCTCGGCGGGGGCCGGCTGCGGGTCGCCGTGGTCAACGAACCGTCGCCGAGCGGTCTGACGATCGTCGACTCCCGCCGCGCGGGTCTGGGCATCCGCGGGATGCGCGAGCGGGCGACGGCGCTGGGCGGCACCCTGACCGCCGAGCCGACCGAGGCGGGCGGCTTCGCGGTGGTCGCCGTCGTGCCGCAGGCGTCCGGCGGAATCGGCTCGGCGGGTACCGATTAG